From Sinorhizobium sp. B11:
CTATCGGATTTCTATTCTTGGGCGCCAAGGTTACCCGCGTCTTCGTGCTCGGTCTGGTCCTGGCATTGGCCGGCGTAATCGTGCTGAAGGGCGGGCCTGCTGCCTTTGGAAACGGCGATCTGCGTGGTGATGGGGTCGCCATGATCGCCGCCTTCTTCTACGCCTGCTACATCCTGGCAATCGGCGCGCTGCGCAGTCGTTTCGATACGATCCGCATCATGCTGTGGAGCACAGCCTCTGCCGCGGTCGGCGTCTTTCCGCTCGCGTTCTTCTTCGAAGGCCACATGCTGCCGGCAAGCCTTTACGGCTGGGCGGTGGTATCAGGCCTTGCCTTCGTCAGCCATGCGGGCGGGCAAGTGGCGATCGCCTATGCGCTTGCTTACCTGCCGGCCGCGTTCTCCTCGCTGACCCTGCTTCTCCAGCCGGTCGTGGCGGCCATTCTCGCCTGGGCGCTGCTCAACGAGTCGATCACCGCAATGCAGGCCCTGGGGGGCCTGATCGTGCTTGCAGGCATCATGATCGCCAGGCGAGGGTGACCCGCTTAAAGGAAGTTTGACCATTGGCTGCTAAACCTGTCCAGGAGTTCGGACAGGATTGGCTATGGCGAACCTTGGTCAGATATTTTCAGCTGAAGTCCACGACGCGGCAAAGCTGCAGGACGTGACTGTCCGGCAGGCGTCGACGGCACCTCTGCTCGTCTTCATGGGGCTTGTCGCCATCCTTGTCGGCCTGTTCAAATTTCCGCCGCTGCTCGAT
This genomic window contains:
- a CDS encoding DMT family transporter, which gives rise to MSQAASPVSETPSSSRLPLIALIIGGAAIGGSPIFVRLSEVGPMATAFWRVALALIPIFIFSLLRKDTGPKPKRLADYGMLILPGAVLALDLSAWHLSITMTSVANATLLANLAPVFVTAIGFLFLGAKVTRVFVLGLVLALAGVIVLKGGPAAFGNGDLRGDGVAMIAAFFYACYILAIGALRSRFDTIRIMLWSTASAAVGVFPLAFFFEGHMLPASLYGWAVVSGLAFVSHAGGQVAIAYALAYLPAAFSSLTLLLQPVVAAILAWALLNESITAMQALGGLIVLAGIMIARRG